AGACAGCCACTTTGGGACGAGGGTCGCGCCTTCCTACATATTGCCGCATTGGGACATATCGTAGGTGTTGTAAAACTAGCTTTGTATTTTCTATGGATCTTATTATAGTACTGTAGCAAAGAGAAGTATCCAACCAAACTCTATCAATCTACTATGCTGCTTGGTATCAGATATGCCCTGGTATTTACTATATCTTGTAGCCTATTTACCAGCCTTTCCATCAAAATCCCTCTATGTAACTCACTATCCATCTGTTTGTGAACAGGACAAGTTGTGTTAGTGCTCCAACCTCGTGCGGTCTGCAGGCTGTAGCCCAAAATGGATGCTTCATTCGAAATTAGCTCACTCCCGGCCACGTGTACATCTTGTGGAATGATCATTTACTTACCTCTTTGACGGTTTCAAATCTGCTATGAAGTGTCCTAGTCTTAGCGGGTAGCAGACGTTCTTCATTACGTTGAGCGTGGTTCAGAGTCTCCAAACATTTGTAAAAGTCGACAGCTGCTGGATATGCCGTCCACTTTGCGTAGTCAACATGATCTCCTCGCATGTCTTTCTTCAGATAGCCATTCATGAGTTCTACCGTTATTCGCCAAAATCCGGCGAGCAAGTTATCGGTCGTCCCATAGGAACAGAAATGCTGGCCCCCTTTTGTAAAAAGGTCAGCTAGGATGCAAGACTGGTATGTAAAGGAGGTGACTGTACAAATCTTGACCTGGCCAGATGTATCCAGTAGCACGTTGGAGCAACTCAACTCTGGGTGACCTATATCGTGTTCCTCAAGGTACAAAAGACCATCCAAAATCTTCCATGTAAGCAAGAATGTGTATGAATTGGGGGCGTCATTGAGGCACGAACCTGCTTCAGAATATAGGCCAATTCTGGACCACGGACTTTACGAGACGCTGCGATCTCTGCAAGAGATACTGGCATGAATTCATACACTACGGTGAACTCACCTGGCGTAGGCATCGTATAGACCCCGATTCCTTTGACGAACCTCCTGTTCTCAATCTTACGGACTACAGATACCTGTTCTTCACTTTCGGATCCAGACAGGGTCCAAAACAAGACACTGCTTTGTTTCTCGTCAAGTAATAGCGGTTTCTCCTCAAAAGCCGCTGGTTTTGTCCTCGCCAACTGTACGTCCATATTTCGACCTAGTGTGATCTTGTAGCATCGCTCAAAGTGCCGCTCTAGACGGTTGGTTTTGGCTTGGTCATGCTCCAATGATGCGGTTATTCTGTTATCTTCTACATGCTTTTTAGGGTTCAGGATAGCAGTGGGATTCTCAACTATCACTGGGAGACCGGCAAAAGCAACTCTCTTGGGAGGCTTCGAGACTTGCTGAGCCTTGGGCGGAATGTCAGGgatgctcttgagaaggGTTTTGGCTTTTTTGTCGGAGGTGCGTTCATCACCCGAGGTATCTATTTGTGGAGGAATCACTTTCGGTGATTGACTCTCAAAGTCTGCAATAACATCGCTGCCGGCAAAGAAATTTCCAAGTCGAGTGGCCCTCTTATCCGGTTGCTTCTCATTGTCCATAGCGCTTACAGCCACGCCATACTTCAGTGGACTGAACACTGCGACAGCAGCGTATGATATATATGGACGAGTCGATAATGTCTACCGGCTAGACGTGTAATCCAAAAAGAGTCTGTCCAGGGCTCTTGGAACCACTAGAGAGCCGATTGCAACCGGATCTCTCATCTTTTGTTCCTTGCAACACTGGTGGTGACCATTTTGGCCCTTGTGCCTCGCCTTATTTGTATGTTTCCATCACCTTTTGTTACTCGCACCATGATATTTTCCATCAGCAATGGATTCCCGTACCCGCAGAGACAGGCTGAGCAAAGAGAAGCAGCAGTATTTCTTAGGCATAGCAAGCATCCGGTTTGGAGCCCTAGATTTTGACTGGTGCCGGCAACGGAATCCGCTCAGTGGGAGCCCAGATCAGAAGAATGTGGCTAGTTTGGAGACCATGTTTAGGCGTGGATGTGACTGGTCCCCGGAGCAGGTCAGCCATCAGATCCCGGCCTTGATCGATCCGGCACTGCTCGAAGACAGTCTACAGAGAGCCGAGAAAAGCCTCTCCCTCGAGGACCTCAAGAAAGAAGACGGGGTATTTGCGGAACTTGATCTTGCAGATGGCAAAGTCATTTGTCTCAAAGGTGAACACCGAGTTCTGGCCTCTGACGCCACAGTCGTAAACCGGAAAAAGCGTTGGATTGTTCGTTTGTACTCCACAGGTATACAAGGCTTCCCCCAAGGATAGATCGAGAAGACTAGAGTGTTAAACTGAAGAAACAGACCTAAGCGAAGATGCAAGAAACGACCTAGCAGATGAAAGGGCGAGCGAGAGGCAAATGACAGATGCCGAATACTTCTACAATATCACTTTGTTCTGGTTGAAGAACGGCGATCCTGATCAAGGACCCCGGCCCAACCCATGGTACGCTCAGCTTATGCGTCATTCCGAGGGCAAAGCGAAAGACTTGAAGCGGCTATGGTCGGGTCCGTCTTCTCAAGGAGACTTATTGAGGCGATTCCATGAGATCCCTGCCCTCTTCTGGGGAATCAGTCTCGGCAACGTAGGAAAGACAATAGCCATGCCGAGACAACAGGTAGGCgcttcgatgatgaggatgatgcaTGCTTTTCTAAACATTGACGTATTCAGACCCGAAATCAGATTAAACGTGTGTTTGACTTCTGGGACTACATCTGCTGTCATGATGTGAGTATGAAACTGAGATTAGATATGAACACTGTCAAGGTGGTCAGTGGCAGAGCCTCAGGTGCATACGCCGGCCTCAACCTCGCCAACAGTGGCGAGATCTTGCGTAACTTCGACACCACAGAACGAGCCGCCATCTTGTCTCGGCTCGAATTAGCCACGACGGATCGAGTTGTTCCAACGTTAGGGATTTTCTTTAGGAATACCCTATATCTACAGAGCGTTATTGATTGCCTGAGACACCTGGTTCTACGTTACCGTTAGGCGCGGGACCTATGGGACGATTTGAACAACGGATTTGAAGAGAGAGGCGATGGTCGTTGCTTGTTACAGGTATCTGACACACGTTTCAAACTGGTCCACGTCAGTGAGATTGACCAATTCGAGATCGCACGCAGACAGCTGTGGCTTTTTGATTTACGAGAATTTCCATCCTTACCTCGTGATGTGACGTCAAAACGAGCTGAGCCCAAGAGCTGCGTGGACGAGGCCAAGCTCTTTGAGCTCGCGGTGCTTGCTCATAGGCTCGGATGCCGATCGGACCAGATAGATCATATACGGGCCAATGCGTGCTGGAGACAATCTCCTATACAGTCCGTCTACAAACAGGATTCGAATATTGATTCAAAGCCTTACAAGCACGGCAAACCTCATCCCGAGGACTTGAAGAGGTACAAAAGTTCGCTCTTTCTTTCGAATCTCCACAAGCCGTTCGACCCGGAAAGTCTTGaatcatctttcttcttcatccagCGATCGCTCTACTTTGACATCTATCCAGATAAACCGCAAGGTATCGACGAGTTGCTGCATAGGGCGGCCGAGGTGGGCGAGTGCGAACTGATTGACGACGAATACCGGCCTAGGATACAGGGGGCCAGTGAACAATTAATACGCCAAGAGGATCAGCTATGCGCATCCATTTCCGAACTGCAGGAGAGGTATGACCAGTTACTCTCGCAGGAATCGCAGTGTCAGAGAAGAATTGACAACAAAAAACAAGAAGAGAATAAGCTCGACGAAAGCATCAGAGCCATGAAAGCGCAGGAACAGAATCTGGAAAATCAGAAAACGCAACTCCAGACTGAACTAAATCAGGGAGAAGGGGTCAAGAAAGATTTGGGCACGGAGTACCAGGCCCTCTGTCAGAAAGTTGCAGACGAGCAACAGAAGCTCTCTGACATCAACTCCTAGAAAGAGACGGCCAATGACGATTTAAAACGCCTTGAACACCAAAAGAATAATGTTGAGCAGGTTATTAACACCTTGGAATCTCGCAGGAAGGAACTCGAATCAGAGGCCCAGGAGATGAGAAGTACAGAGGTTAGAAATGTAGTCTCCATtgcaagaaaagaaaaagaaggaacACTAATCAACCCTATTAGGAGGAGGCGGCCCTTTTTCCGATCGAAGAGGACACCCCACCGCCCACGTCCGAAACCTCAGACTTGCAAAGGATGGCATTCCCGGTGGAAATGAGGAGAAAAACAAGGGTCGTAAAGACGGAGATAGAGTTGACGGCATGGTTAGAGGTACTTGAGCAACGAGGCTACAGTATGGTTGACCAGCATATGAAGACATTGGTGCCTCACTCATGCTTCAAAGCTTTGAAGGACGAGGAACAGGAAAAGGACAGGCTCATAATTCTCCTCAAAGAATTTCATAGCGAGTATGATTTCCTGGAGGAGGGTTGTCTCCAGTGGGCAAAGAAAAGGGCAAGAGTAGAGTATATTTTCCGGGATGCCGATGAGATaagggaaaagaagaggaCAAGGGTAAATCAAactgatgatgttgatgatattctTTAATCGTATGCAATATCTCTGACGAGATAGATCAAGGTTACGCAATCAAACTGTTTAAGCGGGGTAGACCTGGAATATATGTGCTTGAACATTCAGTGCGATAGTCAGCGTGCATTGGCACGTTAGGTTAACTGGACCTCGTCAACTAGTACAAAAGATGCGCCTGCACACATGACCCGGCATATTTGTTGAGCTGGTCTGGATGCGCTAGCACAGGTGTTGCACGGGCACACCTGTGCCGGCACGTAGTGTGTGCTGGCGCGTAGTGTGTGCTGGCGCGTATACGGTGGTTCAATTGCGGTAGCACGCACCTGCTGGCCCATCCCTTGTACTGGCGTACCTGGAACGGCACACATGAGCTAGGCTGCATCCACTAGTAGCCCTGCTCTGGCCAGCATGTGCCACTGCAAATGCACTGGCACATGTATACCAGCGTATGTGTACCAGCACACGCTGCGTGCCGGCACAGATGGGCCAGAGTAGCCTGTGTGCTAGCGCTCCTATACCAGGACTTTACTTGACCTGGCACATCTCTGCTGGCCCGCAGTCTGCGCCGGTATACGTGCGATAGCTTACTTTGTACTCTAGCCCCTGCAAACCGTCATGTTCCTTGCGCTGGGCTGTGCGTACTGGTATGGTTTCTGAGAGTGACACCGAGTTTAACTTTTTCATGGCGATCACATCTTGCAACTCTCAAGTAGGTGGGGTCATGCGGATAAAGCTGGGCATGACGTTATCACCAAGCACTCCCACCCACCCTTTTCGTAAGGCTGGTCGGCATTCAATGGGAGTAGTCTACCAGTTAACCCCATTTCAATTTTCTTAGACCACCTACGCTATCATCCATCCGAAAATGTGCAAGAAAATTGTTGCTATTTCATTCTTGATACAGTAGAATCGAAAACTTGCAACTTCTTTCACAAAACACCTAAAATCAGAAAGATACTTCTACTAAGCCTTTTTGACGGGCAAAGCTGGGTGCCAGCTGTCTACGCTTAATGGCGTGTGCTCACAGGAAGTGGCTATCAGAGCTCACGCGCCCTGCCAAGGGAAAGCCATTCTGGGATTAGTATTCTGATGACGGTACTTTTGAGGTATGCTTACCCTGCGGTCAACACATTACTATGGCCAAGAACCAGACGGCGTATCTGAAGCAACGAGTCACCCTCATGCCGCGATGACAGGAGGAGCAGGAAGTGGTTTATAGGCAGAATATGATAACGGATCGGATGATTATTCACTTCTATCTACAACATCCTAAGGCGTGAGCATTCGTA
This window of the Fusarium oxysporum f. sp. lycopersici 4287 supercont2.30 genomic scaffold, whole genome shotgun sequence genome carries:
- a CDS encoding uncharacterized protein (At least one base has a quality score < 10), producing MDNEKQPDKRATRLGNFFAGSDVIADFESQSPKVIPPQIDTSGDERTSDKKAKTLLKSIPDIPPKAQQVSKPPKRVAFAGLPVIVENPTAILNPKKHVEDNRITASLEHDQAKTNRLERHFERCYKITLGRNMDVQLARTKPAAFEEKPLLLDEKQSSVLFWTLSGSESEEQVSVVRKIENRRFVKGIGVYTMPTPGEFTVVYEFMPVSLAEIAASRKVRGPELAYILKQILDGLLYLEEHDIGHPELSCSNVLLDTSGQVKIWGQHFCSYGTTDNLLAGFWRITVELMNGYLKKDMRGDHVDYAKWTAYPAAVDFYKCLETLNHAQRNEERLLPAKTRTLHSRFETVKEPADRTRLEH
- a CDS encoding uncharacterized protein (At least one base has a quality score < 10), translating into MDSRTRRDRLSKEKQQYFLGIASIRFGALDFDWCRQRNPLSGSPDQKNVASLETMFRRGCDWSPEQVSHQIPALIDPALLEDSLQRAEKSLSLEDLKKEDGVFAELDLADGKVICLKGEHRVLASDATVVNRKKRWIVRLYSTETDLSEDARNDLADERASERQMTDAEYFYNITLFWLKNGDPDQGPRPNPWYAQLMRHSEGKAKDLKRLWSGPSSQGDLLRRFHEIPALFWGISLGNVGKTIAMPRQQTRNQIKRVFDFWDYICCHDVSMKLRLDMNTVKVVSGRASGAYAGLNLANSGEILRNFDTTERAAILSRLELATTDRVARDLWDDLNNGFEERGDGRCLLQVSDTRFKLVHVSEIDQFEIARRQLWLFDLREFPSLPRDVTSKRAEPKSCVDEAKLFELAVLAHRLGCRSDQIDHIRANACWRQSPIQSVYKQDSNIDSKPYKHGKPHPEDLKRYKSSLFLSNLHKPFDPESLESSFFFIQRSLYFDIYPDKPQGIDELLHRAAEVGECELIDDEYRPRIQGASEQLIRQEDQLCASISELQERYDQLLSQESQCQRRIDNKKQEENKLDESIRAMKAQEQNLENQKTQLQTELNQGEGVKKDLGTEYQALCQKVADEQQKLSDINS